One Siniperca chuatsi isolate FFG_IHB_CAS linkage group LG3, ASM2008510v1, whole genome shotgun sequence genomic region harbors:
- the LOC122873246 gene encoding uncharacterized protein LOC122873246, giving the protein MVQWKLWTLEHLMNSGFGRPFPRHGLQLLFWFANHCVICELINYVVIMKLVSDCHPERGFYGFHLFSNIEELLPVLDKPRKRKSNRQVAYFEVGNLNTEIYPASANLPAYVRENYGLDGNRGNYNIDRIIISYQVRTRVVETVYVTEHDRVSFGRFSPDRTYEISSELIRALQNPQLDLTTFLTHTGYYGDIQVVEANDIEEIYYPEPSAQQMFNIVQTYSGSTARTEQSDDLRFFSEAFNQQPDVNIEPFSYDQQVHYIINVTSHNSGLVANSEVQRKYSRPKTNKRPQDLRQSYWPSGWEKPYKGFDEEAKKRSGGGGFSFVKILLSAGVLYLAAKCFSWLRNWWKVDLNENFVKMIPWRTPSYQHTHIMLDYVY; this is encoded by the exons ATGGTACAGTGGAAGCTCTGGACACTAGAGCACCTGATGAATTCAGGGTTTGGCCGTCCTTTTCCACGACATGGCCTTCAGCTCCTGTTTTGGTTTGCCAACCACTGTGTGATCTGTGAACTCATTAACTATGTGGTCATCATGAAG CTGGTGTCAGATTGTCATCCAGAGAGAGGTTTCTATGGCTTCCACCTGTTTAGTAATATTGAGGAACTTCTGCCTGTACTGGACAAGCCCAGGAAGCGCAAGAGTAATAGACAG gTTGCTTACTTTGAAGTTGGCAACCTGAACACAGAAATCTATCCAGCTTCTGCAAACCTCCCGGCCTATGTGAGGGAAAATTATGGGTTGGATGGTAACCGTGGTAATTACAATATAGACCGCATCATCATCAGTTACCAGGTGAGAACCAGGGTGGTGGAGACGGTGTATGTCACCGAGCATGACAGAGTTTCCTTTGGGAGGTTCAGTCCTGACAGGACTTATGAAATCAGCTCTGAACTGATTCGAGCCCTGCAGAACCCGCAGCTAGATCTCACCACCTTTCTCACCCATACTGGCTACTATGGAGATATACAGGTGGTTGAGGCTAACGACATAGAAGAGATATACTACCCAGAACCTTCAGCCCAGCAAATGTTCAACATAGTGCAGACCTACAGTGGATCTACAGCAAGAACAGAGCAAAGTGATGACTTACGATTCTTCTCAGAAGCCTTCAACCAGCAACCAGATGTCAACATAGAGCCCTTCAGCTATGACCAGCAAGTGCACTACATCATCAACGTAACCTCACACAACAGCGGACTTGTGGCTAACAGTGAAGTGCAACGTAAATACAGTAGGCCTAAAACCAACAAGAGACCGCAAGATTTGAGGCAAAGTTATTGGCCGTCCGGGTGGGAGAAGCCTTATAAAG GTTTTGATGAAGAAGCCAAGAAAAGGAGTGGAGGTGGTGGCTTCAGCTTCGTCAAAATTCTCCTCAGTGCTGGAGTGCTCTACTTGGCAGCCAAATGTTTCAGCTGGCTGAGGAACTGGTGGAAGGTAGACTTAAATGAAAACTTCGTCAAGATGATACCATGGAGGACTCCGAGTTatcaacatacacacatcatgCTGGATTATGTGTACTAG